In the Bernardetia sp. genome, one interval contains:
- a CDS encoding DUF6702 family protein — MKKIFHLPCFYQRLVFSFFIIFLFASFIPKHAMHLSITEMDFKEKGDITEIQISHKIFVDDLEKALRKNYKTVFEKDKPNLSTKTQHKEAEKYMYEYLKKVVDLKIKNQRKEINYIGVEFEGDVVWVYGTIQKSNSEDNETISIKNMILMDVFDDQRNMLYLYKKGVENNEQKEFLNFTLDNRIQTISF, encoded by the coding sequence ATGAAAAAAATATTTCACTTACCTTGTTTTTACCAACGACTTGTTTTCTCTTTTTTTATAATTTTTCTCTTTGCTTCTTTTATTCCAAAACACGCTATGCACCTTAGCATTACGGAAATGGATTTTAAAGAAAAAGGAGACATTACAGAAATTCAAATCTCTCATAAAATATTTGTAGATGATTTGGAAAAAGCTCTTCGAAAAAATTATAAAACTGTTTTTGAAAAAGACAAACCCAATCTTTCTACCAAAACCCAACACAAGGAGGCCGAAAAGTATATGTATGAATACTTAAAAAAAGTCGTTGATTTAAAAATTAAAAATCAGAGAAAAGAAATAAATTATATCGGAGTAGAGTTTGAAGGCGATGTAGTTTGGGTGTATGGAACAATACAAAAATCTAATTCGGAAGACAATGAAACTATTTCTATCAAAAATATGATTTTGATGGATGTATTTGATGACCAACGAAATATGCTCTACCTTTATAAGAAAGGTGTAGAAAACAATGAGCAGAAAGAATTTCTAAATTTTACATTGGATAACCGAATTCAAACTATTAGTTTTTAA
- a CDS encoding DUF4231 domain-containing protein, with translation MEDNNLLISDTTEKFSGEGYNTNPQERTVALIDDKQYIAERLDSQMNWYDRKSSENKKKYKRIKRAEAVIAALIPVVITFGAFKIVQENDLGVYLQVVAALAGVALVIMNSFLELDEHYKLWKEYRVTCEMMRHERYMYMTRSEPYDEADAFPRLVEKIEAILNSETQRWKQIDKKTDKKQKNPTTKEDEETENKKLS, from the coding sequence ATGGAAGATAACAATTTACTTATCTCAGACACTACTGAAAAGTTTTCTGGAGAAGGCTATAATACAAATCCACAGGAAAGAACGGTAGCTCTTATAGATGACAAACAGTATATTGCCGAGCGTTTGGACTCTCAAATGAACTGGTACGACAGAAAAAGTAGTGAGAATAAAAAAAAATATAAACGTATAAAAAGAGCAGAAGCTGTTATAGCAGCCCTAATTCCTGTTGTAATTACTTTTGGAGCATTTAAAATAGTACAAGAAAACGATTTAGGAGTATATCTACAAGTAGTGGCAGCTTTGGCAGGTGTGGCGTTGGTAATTATGAATAGTTTTTTAGAATTAGACGAACACTACAAACTTTGGAAAGAATATCGTGTTACTTGTGAGATGATGCGCCATGAACGTTATATGTACATGACACGTAGCGAACCTTACGATGAAGCTGATGCGTTTCCTCGCTTAGTTGAAAAAATAGAAGCAATTCTAAACTCTGAAACACAGCGTTGGAAACAAATTGACAAGAAAACAGACAAAAAACAAAAAAATCCTACCACAAAAGAAGACGAAGAAACAGAAAATAAAAAGCTTTCTTAA
- a CDS encoding nucleoside 2-deoxyribosyltransferase domain-containing protein, producing MPKVFLGGTVNGSKWRDYVMPRLHIDYFDPVVEEWNDEAYKKELYEREHCDYCLYVLTPKMKGVYSIAEVVDDSNKRPKKTLFCFLKKDGDKEFDAVQLRSMQAVTKMVVNNGAKHFDTLDELISFLNTAPRKIRHTSPIK from the coding sequence ATGCCAAAAGTATTTTTAGGGGGAACTGTAAATGGCTCAAAATGGAGGGATTACGTAATGCCTCGCTTACACATAGATTATTTTGACCCTGTGGTAGAAGAATGGAACGACGAAGCCTATAAAAAAGAACTCTATGAAAGGGAACACTGCGATTATTGTCTCTACGTCTTGACACCCAAGATGAAAGGAGTATATTCTATTGCCGAAGTAGTGGATGATTCTAATAAACGACCTAAGAAAACACTATTTTGTTTCTTGAAAAAAGATGGAGACAAAGAGTTTGATGCTGTTCAGTTGCGTTCTATGCAGGCTGTTACCAAAATGGTCGTAAATAATGGGGCAAAGCATTTTGACACCTTAGATGAGCTGATTTCTTTTCTCAATACTGCCCCTAGAAAAATACGACATACTTCTCCTATTAAATAA
- a CDS encoding DUF5362 family protein, which produces MKNDDFLDKDSFYSEGGFQVTNAAKSFLATSASWGKFLAIMGFIGTALMILGGIAMMFVGAISNSFSTGTTMNPFGAFGGVGIGLLYLFLAIFYFFPALYLYNFSSKTKSAIRNSDSSELEQAFKNLKSMFLFLGVTTIVFIALYVLGIIFAMIAGASM; this is translated from the coding sequence ATGAAAAATGACGATTTTTTAGATAAAGACTCTTTCTATTCAGAAGGAGGTTTTCAAGTAACCAATGCTGCTAAAAGTTTTTTGGCTACTTCAGCTTCTTGGGGGAAATTCTTGGCTATTATGGGTTTTATTGGTACAGCTCTGATGATTTTGGGAGGTATAGCAATGATGTTTGTTGGGGCTATTAGCAATAGCTTTTCAACAGGTACAACCATGAATCCTTTTGGTGCATTCGGAGGAGTTGGGATTGGACTATTATATCTATTTCTGGCAATTTTTTACTTTTTTCCTGCACTATATTTATATAATTTTTCTTCAAAGACCAAATCAGCTATACGAAACTCAGATAGTTCAGAACTAGAACAAGCTTTCAAAAACTTGAAGTCAATGTTTTTATTCTTAGGAGTTACAACGATTGTATTTATAGCTCTCTATGTATTGGGTATTATATTCGCAATGATAGCAGGAGCTTCTATGTAA